Proteins encoded by one window of Chryseobacterium foetidum:
- a CDS encoding cysteine desulfurase family protein: MPEINRIYLDNNATTKTDQRVVETIIPYFTEFYANANSSHIDGLNVKEGVENAAWQVADLIGAQENKIVFTSGATEALNLAIKGIENRSGKKIITFVTEHQAVLDTCKYMETQDAEVEYFPVSSDGTVNIQDFKNSVTEETFLVIAMMSNNETGTLHDIKKIAEIAHSKGALFLCDTTQAVGKIPIDVADLGIDMLTISAHKFYGPKGIGALYISNKAKIKLAEQIHGGGHQRNMRSGTLNVPGIIGLGKACEIAKAEMKDDETRIGQLRDHLESELLKIEGSFVNGSVTNRIYNTSNICFPGVWSEQLIISLGNISVSSGSACSAVTSKPSHVLKAMGLSDENALSSIRFSLGKFTTKEEIDLTIKKVTELVHQLRA, encoded by the coding sequence ATGCCTGAGATCAACAGAATTTACCTCGACAACAATGCAACAACGAAAACGGATCAACGGGTTGTAGAAACCATAATTCCTTACTTTACAGAGTTTTATGCCAATGCAAACAGCTCACACATCGATGGCTTAAATGTAAAAGAAGGAGTTGAAAATGCAGCGTGGCAGGTTGCAGACCTTATCGGTGCGCAGGAAAATAAAATTGTCTTTACTTCAGGAGCAACTGAGGCTCTAAATTTAGCCATAAAAGGAATTGAAAATCGATCCGGAAAAAAAATCATCACATTTGTCACTGAACACCAGGCTGTTTTGGATACTTGTAAATATATGGAAACCCAAGATGCTGAAGTGGAATATTTCCCGGTCAGTTCAGACGGAACAGTCAATATTCAAGACTTCAAAAATTCTGTTACAGAAGAAACTTTTTTGGTCATTGCGATGATGTCAAATAATGAGACAGGAACGCTGCATGATATCAAAAAAATTGCGGAAATAGCGCATTCCAAAGGTGCCTTGTTTCTATGTGACACAACGCAGGCTGTTGGAAAAATACCGATTGATGTTGCAGATTTAGGGATTGATATGCTCACGATTTCTGCACACAAATTTTATGGACCGAAAGGAATTGGTGCGCTGTATATTTCAAACAAAGCTAAAATTAAACTTGCTGAGCAGATTCACGGAGGCGGTCACCAGAGAAATATGCGGAGCGGAACTTTGAATGTGCCTGGAATTATTGGTCTCGGTAAAGCCTGTGAAATTGCAAAAGCAGAAATGAAGGATGATGAAACCAGAATTGGCCAACTTCGTGATCACCTTGAATCCGAATTATTAAAAATCGAAGGCAGTTTTGTGAATGGTTCGGTTACCAATAGAATTTACAATACTTCCAACATCTGCTTTCCTGGAGTTTGGTCTGAACAGCTGATCATTTCTTTAGGAAATATTTCAGTCTCCAGCGGGTCGGCCTGCTCAGCGGTTACTTCAAAGCCATCTCATGTTTTAAAAGCAATGGGATTATCTGATGAAAATGCTTTGAGCTCAATCCGTTTCAGTTTGGGAAAATTTACTACTAAAGAAGAAATCGATTTGACCATTAAGAAAGTGACTGAATTGGTTCATC